The nucleotide sequence GCTCACAAGTGTGGGTAGAGTATTTTTAAGCCCAAATGGTAGGATCTTACTTGATTCTTCTGCCTACGATTTGATGGGAATATGTACAGAGGACATGGAGTTCATAGGAGAAACTAGAAATGGAATCATAATTTCATGTGGTAACAAACTCAAGAGCTTTTACAGAGGTGGCTGGTCTTACATAGGATCCTTTTCTTACTTACCTGTAATTGATGCTGATTATAACCATATAAGTATAAATGACGGAAATGTAGTGAATGTATACGAGTTAGATAGTGATAAATCTTCTAAACTCTTTAATGTCAGAGCATTAAAGTTCAAGGATGGTAAGATTATATTAATATCTAAGAGTGGTACAGTATTTAAACTGAGTTTCTCTAAAGATACTGATTTTCTAAAGATAATTAATGATAAAAATTCTGCGGAATTACCTTATATTATAAGGATAGATAAAAAAATAGCGAGTGATTTTAGTCTGAGTAAAAACTTGATCGATGTAGAAAAAGTGGCTGATGGAGACGGGTTTGTTCTTAAATTGGAACCTTTCAAGCTTTCAAATGAAACTGAAGGAAGTATAACATTTAAAGAGGAGATATTTGAATATCAGTTTCCACTAAAAGTTTTTAGTGATTTACCAGATATAGAAGTTGAAAGTGGACATATAATTATGGCAAAGAACGGTCATCTGAAAACAGATCCTTCTTCTAACGCTATTTTAAAACTTAAGATGAGATTCAAAATTCCGTCCTTACTAAGGAAGTCAATATTAATTGACGTTGGTAATAAAAAAACTAAAGTCGATCTAGATAGATCAGTAGGAGAGTTAGACTTATCTATACCTTTTTTTAAATTAAGTTTAGATGAAGAAGTGGTGAAAATAAGTGTATTAAGGGATAATAGAGTAGAACTTAAAAAAGAATTTATAGTTAAAACTAACCTTAAAATGATGAGTAAAAACTCTAAGAAAACTTCATATGCAGTGATTCAAGATATGTCTAAGAGGACTTATAAAGTGTATAATGATGACCTATTTAGCTGGGAAGAGTTTAGTGAAGAGCCAAACATTTACGAGAATATTTATTACGCTAAGGTTGGTGATAAGTTACAAATTGAAGACAAAATTATTGAAGTCAAAGATGGTCTAAACCAGGTTAAGGTTGAAAGGCCTAATTATAGTAGAACTTATTTCATATATGGTGTTTCTAATCCTTTGAGAGATTTGAAAGTAACTTTGAAAGAAAGTGACGTAATTTTTGATCTTGTAAAGGATGAAGATTCAGTCGTCACAGTTATATATGGAACTAATTATGTAACCACTAAAAATAACAAAATTAAATTTAGCATAGACCCAGCTTACAACACTATTATAATAAGATCTTATAAAGAAGGAATAAGGTTTGAAACAAGTTATATGTTGGTTGACTTCTTTAGAAATTGTATGCTGAAGGCAGTAGTAAATGCAAAGTACTTAGCACAGCAATTATTCCTTGAATAACTTTCATTTTTCTGTCTGTCTTTTAATATTTCCTTCTTATGGCATGGATCAGGTATTAGCAGAGTATTTTGTAGGTCCAGTGAAGGTTAGATTAACAAGAAGTAAGGGAATCTGTAATTATGAAATAGAGGAACCGTCTTTTTCAGACTTTGAAGAGTCGTTAAAGGAAAAAGTGTTGTCTGAAATATATTATTCAAAATCCACTGATTTTGAGGATAAAGTTCTCCTGAGACTTAAGGAATTAGGAGTTAATGACGAGAATGTGGAGAAAATTCTATATAGTATAAAAAAACAAATTCTATATAACGAGATTACTCCGTTATTGTTAGATCCAGACATAGAGGAAATAGAATGTTTAGGGTATGGAAATCCTATTACGGTTGTACACAGGAAGTTCCCTGAGTGTATAAGATTTTACACAAATATCAAGCTTAATGATGAAGAAACTGTGGTAAGAATAATAGAAAAGTTAGCTAGTAAAGCCAACAAGAGTGTTAATATTGCTAGACCATATGTAGAGTTTTCATTGCCCGAGGGTCATAGGGTAGCAGCGACTATATCTAAAGAAATCTCTTTACCGGGATCAACTTTTGATATCCGTAAATTTCCATTAAAACCTCTGAACATTCTGGAAGTTATCAATTCCTCTATGTTAAACGAGCTGATAACTGCATACTTATGGTTACTATTAGAGTATAGGCCTTTTATTATAATATTGGGTCCAACGGGATCTGGAAAAACTACATTATTAAACGCTTTACTTAATTTGGTAAATCCACATTATAAGATTTTGACAATAGAAGATACTTCAGAGATTAGTCTTCTTAACAAAAATTGGGTTAGATTTATAGCAAGATCAACACTACTTTCTGAGTTTGAAATATCTATAAGTGATCTTGCAAAGCTTGCATTACGATATAGACCTGATTACATGATAATAGGTGAGGTAAGAGGAAAAGAAATAGAGGCTCTTGTACATGCAGCAGCGTCAGGTCACGGTTCCATCACCACATTTCACGGTTCTAGACCTATAGATGCCGTTACAAGAATCACTGATTTATTATCAGGAGATTTAGCTAAGTTATTCCTGCAAACTATATGGAACTTCATTATAGTTGGAAATAGGAAGGAGGGTAATAAAACAGTGAGATCAGTTCTAGATATCTATGAGATAATAAATAAAGGTTCTAAGAAAATTACATTCAAAAAAATATTTGAATGGTCTTATCAGAACAATAACTTTATTCCTCAAAATGTCAGTGAAATTATAAAGAGATCTTATAGATTAAAGAGAATCAAAGAAATATATAATGTAGATGTGGAGTCTGAACTAACTAGAAGGCTTGATTTTATCAAAAGGTTAAAGGAGAACGGAATTCGAGACAGTGAATCAATACAGGGTAGTTTATATCAATTCTATTTTGGTGATCAGGTTGAAAATATTAGCATGTGATATATTCCAAGATAAAATCAAGTCTTATATAGAATATACAGGAGACGATTTTAATGATATACGTAAAAAGTACATTCAACTTCTTATGTTTTCACCAATAGGTGTTGCTTTAATATTGCTTATGTCTTTTACAATCTCTAGATTTTTGTTATTCAGTCTAATAGGTTACGGTATAATTGTGTATTTCTTTCCTGTAATCTACTCGTGGTCAAAAAAGGAGGAGTATAGGAAGGTTACTAACTTAGAATCTCCACTTATAAGTTTGGTATGTTATGTCAACTCGCTTATTGATAAGAGTCTTATTACTACAATGGAAGATCTATCTAAATTAAAACACCTTAAGACACCATCTATCGAATCTCAAATGTTAAAGAAAACTATCAATATATTAAACTATTCTTCGTATAAGTCAATTCAAAGAAGAGAAAGTTTGCATCGCGGAGATTTAATGGGTAAGATATATTCTGCTTATATGGTATCGATGGATATGGGCGTTTCGCTTAAGGATAGATTAAGAGAAGCAATGAAGGAGATTTTATCTCTTTATAAAGAAGATTATAGGAATTACGTGAATAAAGCCACTGAATTATCAGAGGTTATATTTTCAATATTTCTCTTATTACCTATTGTCCTTATAGGCTTCCAGTTTACCTTCAAAGTTAGTTTATTTGAGCTCCTACTTCCATTGTCATTTGCACCACTCATAGTATTTCTAATTTCAATTATGCAGCCTAATTCAGACTATGATATTAATATGAACTGGAAACAGTTCATACCAGTTATATT is from Sulfolobus acidocaldarius DSM 639 and encodes:
- the upsF gene encoding membrane pilin protein UpsF, whose product is MIRLKILACDIFQDKIKSYIEYTGDDFNDIRKKYIQLLMFSPIGVALILLMSFTISRFLLFSLIGYGIIVYFFPVIYSWSKKEEYRKVTNLESPLISLVCYVNSLIDKSLITTMEDLSKLKHLKTPSIESQMLKKTINILNYSSYKSIQRRESLHRGDLMGKIYSAYMVSMDMGVSLKDRLREAMKEILSLYKEDYRNYVNKATELSEVIFSIFLLLPIVLIGFQFTFKVSLFELLLPLSFAPLIVFLISIMQPNSDYDINMNWKQFIPVILSFVVALLLNVNLSIRFLIIVSGILVSVYLIYRQVRIANQLVKLLPDLLREVADYMKIGYSITGSLSKIRIRDKFGVVENIVKKSVLEGEVGEVKTPSKLFNNIIELFKIFNKSGTSYNVLEELAGTLNEIMLVQDSMTKQLRLFDAMVILTPVMLWITFSILGNISSDSATLSGIVVLLYSVTTSFIFSKLSRFTLFYFPTILMGTLIPLILSFIPHVF
- a CDS encoding type II/IV secretion system ATPase subunit produces the protein MDQVLAEYFVGPVKVRLTRSKGICNYEIEEPSFSDFEESLKEKVLSEIYYSKSTDFEDKVLLRLKELGVNDENVEKILYSIKKQILYNEITPLLLDPDIEEIECLGYGNPITVVHRKFPECIRFYTNIKLNDEETVVRIIEKLASKANKSVNIARPYVEFSLPEGHRVAATISKEISLPGSTFDIRKFPLKPLNILEVINSSMLNELITAYLWLLLEYRPFIIILGPTGSGKTTLLNALLNLVNPHYKILTIEDTSEISLLNKNWVRFIARSTLLSEFEISISDLAKLALRYRPDYMIIGEVRGKEIEALVHAAASGHGSITTFHGSRPIDAVTRITDLLSGDLAKLFLQTIWNFIIVGNRKEGNKTVRSVLDIYEIINKGSKKITFKKIFEWSYQNNNFIPQNVSEIIKRSYRLKRIKEIYNVDVESELTRRLDFIKRLKENGIRDSESIQGSLYQFYFGDQVENISM
- the upsX gene encoding protein UpsX, with amino-acid sequence MIVSIESKEDLIFPDSCIVWITKINDKLLVNSDAILSPQIEIYPDIRLNGKWVVYDGYKVTEIDENGNKKILKNSIEDKVVRYVYAEDGLIPIYKSFLGFTFGNEKFDEYKSKYGFIMLLNGKRARVILPYGQFVDVEHPKFYKIFRDHVDLIYDNETLIIYRDGRRERYKGEKYLIALTSVGRVFLSPNGRILLDSSAYDLMGICTEDMEFIGETRNGIIISCGNKLKSFYRGGWSYIGSFSYLPVIDADYNHISINDGNVVNVYELDSDKSSKLFNVRALKFKDGKIILISKSGTVFKLSFSKDTDFLKIINDKNSAELPYIIRIDKKIASDFSLSKNLIDVEKVADGDGFVLKLEPFKLSNETEGSITFKEEIFEYQFPLKVFSDLPDIEVESGHIIMAKNGHLKTDPSSNAILKLKMRFKIPSLLRKSILIDVGNKKTKVDLDRSVGELDLSIPFFKLSLDEEVVKISVLRDNRVELKKEFIVKTNLKMMSKNSKKTSYAVIQDMSKRTYKVYNDDLFSWEEFSEEPNIYENIYYAKVGDKLQIEDKIIEVKDGLNQVKVERPNYSRTYFIYGVSNPLRDLKVTLKESDVIFDLVKDEDSVVTVIYGTNYVTTKNNKIKFSIDPAYNTIIIRSYKEGIRFETSYMLVDFFRNCMLKAVVNAKYLAQQLFLE